From Micromonospora rhizosphaerae, the proteins below share one genomic window:
- a CDS encoding ABC transporter ATP-binding protein codes for MSEYAIEAAGLRRTYRSRTGWLRPQRREVEAVRGVDLTVGNGELFGLLGPNGAGKTTTIKLLNTLLIPTAGTARVCGHDVVAETREVRRRIGYVFGGDRGLYDRLSALDNLRYFAELYGVPGREQKRRIAELLELVRLDGREHERVEAYSRGMRQRLHIARGLLHRPRVLFLDEPSIGVDPVAARELRQTVADLAATGTTVLLTTHYMAEADELCGRIAVIANGEIQALGTPAELRHHADGRQVLEVEAYGVSDAQLAAIHVLPGVREASVSVTGAAQVLTVHSDAGVDVQADVLRELDGVRLGRVSARQPTLEDAYVAIVNRVGAPPRPAEAVAA; via the coding sequence ATGAGCGAGTACGCGATCGAGGCGGCGGGGCTGCGCCGCACCTACCGCAGCCGAACGGGATGGTTACGACCCCAGCGCCGGGAGGTGGAGGCGGTCCGCGGCGTCGACCTGACGGTCGGCAACGGGGAGCTGTTCGGCCTGCTCGGACCGAACGGCGCCGGCAAGACCACCACCATCAAGCTGCTGAACACGCTGCTCATCCCGACCGCCGGCACCGCCCGGGTGTGCGGCCACGACGTGGTCGCCGAGACCCGGGAGGTACGCCGGCGGATCGGGTACGTCTTCGGCGGTGACCGGGGCCTGTACGACCGGCTCTCCGCCCTGGACAACCTGCGCTACTTCGCCGAGCTGTACGGGGTGCCGGGGCGGGAGCAGAAGCGGCGCATCGCCGAACTGCTGGAGCTGGTCCGGCTCGACGGCCGGGAGCACGAGCGGGTGGAGGCTTACTCCCGGGGCATGCGGCAGCGGCTGCACATCGCCCGGGGCCTGCTGCACCGGCCGCGGGTGCTCTTCCTCGACGAGCCTTCCATCGGGGTGGACCCGGTGGCCGCCCGCGAGCTGCGGCAGACGGTCGCGGATCTGGCCGCCACCGGCACCACCGTGCTGCTGACCACGCACTACATGGCCGAGGCGGACGAGCTCTGCGGCCGGATCGCGGTCATCGCGAACGGTGAGATCCAGGCCCTCGGCACCCCGGCGGAGCTGCGGCACCACGCCGACGGCCGGCAGGTCCTCGAGGTGGAGGCGTACGGGGTGAGCGACGCCCAGCTCGCCGCGATCCACGTCCTGCCCGGGGTACGCGAGGCGAGCGTGTCGGTCACCGGCGCGGCGCAGGTGCTGACCGTGCACTCCGACGCGGGCGTGGACGTGCAGGCCGACGTGCTGCGCGAGCTGGACGGCGTCCGGCTGGGCCGGGTCAGCGCCCGCCAACCCACCCTGGAGGACGCGTACGTGGCGATCGTCAACCGGGTCGGCGCCCCGCCCCGCCCGGCCGAGGCGGTGGCCGCGTGA
- the ndk gene encoding nucleoside-diphosphate kinase, which produces MSSSSPDERTLVLIKPDAVRRGLVGEIISRFERKGLLIDAMETRTMDGDFADQHYAEHVDKPFYPPLKAFMTGGPLVALVLSGDQVIEVVRGMLGSTDGRKAAAGTIRGDLSLSNRENLVHASDSVDSAKRELALWFPHLG; this is translated from the coding sequence GTGTCCAGCAGCAGCCCGGATGAGCGCACGCTCGTACTGATCAAGCCCGACGCGGTCCGCCGCGGCCTGGTGGGCGAGATCATCTCCCGCTTCGAGCGGAAGGGTCTGCTGATCGACGCGATGGAGACCCGGACGATGGACGGCGACTTCGCCGACCAGCACTACGCCGAGCACGTCGACAAGCCGTTCTACCCGCCGCTGAAGGCGTTCATGACCGGCGGCCCGCTGGTCGCCCTGGTGCTCTCCGGCGACCAGGTGATCGAGGTGGTCCGCGGCATGCTCGGCAGCACCGACGGTCGCAAGGCCGCGGCGGGCACCATCCGGGGCGATCTCTCCCTGTCCAACCGGGAGAACCTGGTGCACGCCTCCGACTCCGTCGACAGCGCCAAGCGCGAGCTCGCCCTCTGGTTCCCCCACCTGGGCTGA
- a CDS encoding bifunctional folylpolyglutamate synthase/dihydrofolate synthase, with protein sequence MHFELDRIESLLDLLGSPQRAYPSIHLTGTNGKTSTARMIDSLLRAFGLHTGRYTSPHLETVRERISLDGEPVSEERFVATYREVAPLAELVDRQSAEPLTYFDMTTALAFATFADAPVDVAVVEVGLGGAEDSTNVIQAGVAVLTPIGLDHTEWLGDTLEDIALHKAGIIHKGATVIAAAQEEEAARPILERCAEVGATIAREGSEFGVLRRAVAVGGQVLTIQGLGGVYDDVFIPLHGAHQAQNAAVALAAVEAFLGAGAKRQLDIEAVREGFAAATSPGRLEKVRTAPTILLDGAHNPHGMAATVNALQEEFAFSKLVGVLAVLGDKDAASLLELLEPVLDSLVVTANSSPRAMPADELAALAREVFGPERVQVAEEMPDAIEAAVAEAESDVPGELAGVGVLITGSVVTVADARRLLKR encoded by the coding sequence ATGCACTTCGAGCTGGACCGGATCGAGTCCCTGCTCGATCTGCTCGGCAGCCCGCAGCGGGCGTACCCGTCGATCCACCTGACCGGGACCAACGGCAAGACCTCGACCGCCCGGATGATCGACTCGCTGCTGCGGGCGTTCGGGCTGCACACGGGGCGTTACACCAGCCCGCACCTGGAGACCGTCCGGGAGCGGATCAGCCTGGACGGGGAGCCGGTCAGCGAGGAGCGCTTCGTCGCCACGTACCGCGAAGTGGCGCCGCTGGCCGAGCTGGTCGACCGGCAGTCGGCCGAGCCGCTGACCTACTTCGACATGACCACCGCGCTGGCCTTCGCCACCTTCGCCGACGCGCCGGTCGACGTCGCGGTGGTCGAGGTCGGCCTCGGCGGCGCCGAGGACTCGACCAACGTGATCCAGGCCGGGGTGGCGGTGCTCACCCCGATCGGGCTGGACCACACCGAATGGCTGGGCGACACGCTCGAGGACATCGCGCTGCACAAGGCGGGCATCATCCACAAGGGCGCCACGGTGATCGCGGCCGCGCAGGAGGAGGAGGCCGCCCGGCCGATCCTGGAGCGCTGCGCCGAGGTCGGCGCCACCATCGCTCGGGAGGGCTCGGAGTTCGGCGTGCTCCGCCGGGCGGTCGCGGTCGGCGGCCAGGTGCTGACCATCCAGGGCCTCGGCGGCGTGTACGACGACGTGTTCATCCCCCTGCACGGCGCACACCAGGCACAGAACGCCGCCGTGGCGCTCGCCGCCGTCGAGGCGTTCCTCGGTGCCGGCGCGAAGCGGCAGCTCGACATCGAGGCGGTCCGGGAGGGGTTCGCCGCGGCCACCTCGCCCGGCCGGCTGGAGAAGGTACGCACCGCCCCGACGATCCTGCTCGACGGCGCGCACAACCCGCACGGGATGGCCGCCACGGTCAACGCGCTGCAGGAGGAGTTCGCGTTCAGCAAGCTGGTCGGGGTGCTCGCCGTGCTCGGCGACAAGGACGCGGCCAGCCTGCTGGAGCTGCTGGAGCCGGTGCTCGACTCGCTGGTGGTCACCGCCAACAGCTCGCCCCGGGCGATGCCGGCCGACGAGCTGGCCGCGCTGGCCCGGGAGGTGTTCGGGCCGGAGCGGGTGCAGGTCGCCGAGGAGATGCCGGACGCGATCGAGGCGGCCGTTGCCGAGGCCGAGTCCGACGTGCCCGGCGAGTTGGCCGGTGTCGGTGTCCTGATCACCGGCTCGGTCGTCACCGTGGCCGACGCTCGCCGGCTGCTGAAGCGATGA
- a CDS encoding ABC transporter permease → MAMLRLIGTGGVIAYRALFNWTTPAMFIGSLLVGPIFQLLFFAYLGRQLGVADDRFYIVGNAVLAASLSCVFGGTMAVANERRFGTLGHVLLSPRSRTAVFLGRVLPYAGNGLLIAVSTLTVGSLLLGLRIPPGALPGLLLTLAVGSLACGFFGLTLGALGLRFRDVWVVSNVSVALLLLLTGVNVPAAGLPGWMRTAGEALPITHAARAARSLVAGEGFTAAAPALAAEVAVGLGYAVLAAVLLKVFEAESRRRASLDTL, encoded by the coding sequence ATGGCAATGTTGCGCCTGATCGGCACCGGCGGCGTGATCGCCTACCGGGCCCTGTTCAACTGGACCACCCCGGCGATGTTCATCGGCTCGCTGCTGGTCGGCCCGATCTTCCAACTGCTCTTCTTCGCCTACCTGGGGCGGCAGCTCGGGGTCGCCGACGACCGGTTCTACATCGTCGGCAACGCGGTGCTCGCCGCCTCGCTCTCCTGCGTCTTCGGCGGCACCATGGCGGTCGCCAACGAGCGGCGCTTCGGCACCCTCGGGCACGTGCTGCTCTCCCCGCGCAGCCGCACCGCGGTCTTCCTCGGCCGGGTCCTCCCGTACGCCGGCAACGGCCTGCTGATCGCGGTGAGCACGCTGACCGTCGGCTCGCTCCTGCTCGGCCTGCGGATACCGCCCGGCGCCCTGCCCGGCCTGCTGCTGACCCTGGCGGTGGGCTCGCTCGCCTGCGGGTTCTTCGGCCTGACCCTAGGCGCGCTGGGGCTGCGCTTCCGGGACGTCTGGGTGGTCTCCAACGTCTCGGTGGCGCTGCTGCTCCTGCTCACCGGGGTCAACGTCCCCGCCGCCGGACTGCCCGGCTGGATGCGGACGGCCGGCGAGGCGCTGCCGATCACCCACGCCGCCCGGGCCGCCCGCAGCCTGGTGGCCGGCGAGGGCTTCACGGCCGCCGCACCGGCGCTCGCCGCCGAGGTCGCCGTCGGACTCGGGTACGCCGTGCTGGCGGCGGTGCTGCTCAAGGTCTTCGAGGCCGAGTCCCGCCGCCGCGCCTCCCTCGACACCCTCTGA
- a CDS encoding glyoxalase/bleomycin resistance/dioxygenase family protein, which translates to MPNGGSRPIAPVRKLIAAVLGTVATFVVLFGLGMTSWAIVALGVALLVLAIALATVRAGGRTWVFGVGHVHSASEPPTQYAFGRCELQLVIDAPGLPPRSKKIIEPRVPVAKWPSLGQRLPIRVALDDQRHVRVLWEEVPTHAETDAATADLPPEYAGPDPVDEVLITQEPPPWADRAPEDDFPPAPEPPFDDVTGLTEEREPVVVRQQPGGPKVLEGTFVEQSEAPPLPRRATPSPRPPAEERFDPTVPVDPIDVPLDDRAPATPPTAEELDEAIFGYAGGDATAAPTPISGVGITLLVTDLARSLEFYRTLGFDEVDRGRGNAVLASGSTRLVLREVTEAAPMSRRLVHVNLEVDDIQAAYERLRGSGVRFTYAPRVVNRGAKLEVWAAAFRDPDGHGIALTQWRTLADA; encoded by the coding sequence GTGCCGAATGGCGGGAGCCGACCCATCGCGCCGGTACGCAAACTGATCGCCGCCGTGCTGGGCACCGTGGCCACCTTTGTGGTCCTGTTCGGGCTGGGGATGACGAGCTGGGCGATCGTGGCGCTCGGCGTCGCGCTGCTGGTGCTGGCGATCGCGCTGGCCACTGTGCGCGCCGGCGGGCGCACCTGGGTGTTCGGCGTGGGGCACGTGCACAGCGCCTCCGAGCCGCCCACGCAGTACGCCTTCGGCCGCTGCGAGCTGCAGCTGGTGATCGACGCGCCCGGGCTGCCGCCCCGGTCCAAGAAGATCATCGAGCCCCGGGTGCCGGTCGCCAAGTGGCCGTCGCTGGGTCAGCGGCTGCCGATCCGGGTCGCCCTGGACGACCAGCGCCACGTCCGTGTCCTGTGGGAGGAGGTGCCCACCCACGCCGAGACCGACGCCGCGACCGCCGACCTGCCACCCGAGTACGCGGGCCCCGACCCGGTGGACGAGGTGCTGATCACGCAGGAGCCGCCGCCGTGGGCGGATCGCGCCCCGGAGGACGACTTCCCGCCCGCGCCGGAGCCGCCCTTCGACGACGTGACCGGGCTGACCGAGGAGCGCGAGCCGGTGGTGGTGCGCCAGCAACCCGGCGGCCCGAAGGTGCTCGAGGGCACCTTCGTCGAGCAGTCAGAGGCCCCCCCGTTGCCCCGCCGGGCCACCCCATCCCCGCGCCCACCGGCGGAGGAGCGGTTCGACCCGACGGTGCCGGTCGACCCGATCGACGTGCCGCTGGACGACCGCGCGCCGGCGACGCCCCCGACCGCGGAGGAGCTGGACGAGGCTATCTTCGGGTACGCGGGCGGCGACGCCACCGCGGCGCCCACCCCGATCAGCGGCGTCGGCATCACCCTGCTCGTCACGGACCTGGCCAGGTCGCTGGAGTTCTACCGGACCCTGGGCTTCGACGAGGTCGACCGCGGCCGCGGCAACGCCGTCCTCGCCTCGGGGTCCACCCGGCTGGTCCTGCGCGAGGTCACCGAGGCGGCCCCGATGAGCCGCCGGCTGGTGCACGTCAACCTCGAGGTCGACGACATCCAGGCCGCGTACGAGCGGCTGCGCGGCTCGGGCGTCCGCTTCACGTACGCCCCGCGCGTGGTCAACCGGGGCGCCAAGCTGGAGGTGTGGGCGGCGGCGTTCCGGGACCCGGACGGCCACGGCATCGCCCTCACCCAGTGGCGCACCCTCGCCGACGCCTGA
- the sigJ gene encoding RNA polymerase sigma factor SigJ: MEPDRGDQPDPAADRGVTTSAAAQAAGALQAHRPMLLGLAYRLLGSLHDAEDVLQEAYLRWLGADRESVAEPRRYLSRVVTRLALDRLRARQAARETYVGPWLPEPVPTAPSPFGPLDSVELRDSLSAALLHLLERLTPPERAVYVLHTAFALPYAEIAEILDRSVADCRQLHHRAAARIIDDRRRFTAGPAEQRRLLDAFLAAARDGDLDGLTKLVAADATAWTDGGGAVSAALNPVHGADRIARFFAGIYGRRPTVEWASLELNGGPALLLRWPSGVRYTLTVAAAHGRITNLYLVGNPAKLSALSG, from the coding sequence GTGGAACCGGATCGCGGTGACCAGCCGGACCCAGCCGCCGACCGAGGAGTGACCACCAGCGCGGCGGCGCAGGCGGCCGGTGCGCTCCAGGCGCACCGGCCGATGCTGCTCGGGCTGGCGTACCGGCTGCTGGGCAGCCTGCACGACGCCGAGGACGTGCTCCAGGAGGCGTACCTGCGCTGGCTCGGTGCCGACCGGGAGTCCGTGGCCGAGCCCCGCCGGTACCTGTCCCGGGTGGTGACCCGGCTGGCACTGGACCGGCTGCGGGCCCGTCAGGCCGCCCGGGAGACGTACGTCGGGCCGTGGCTGCCCGAACCGGTGCCGACAGCGCCGTCGCCGTTCGGCCCGCTGGACAGCGTCGAGCTGCGGGACTCCCTCTCCGCGGCGCTGCTGCACCTGCTGGAACGGCTCACCCCGCCGGAGCGCGCGGTCTACGTCCTGCACACCGCCTTCGCCCTGCCGTACGCGGAGATTGCCGAAATCCTGGACCGCTCGGTGGCGGACTGCCGGCAGCTGCACCACCGCGCGGCGGCCCGGATCATCGACGACCGCCGCCGCTTCACCGCGGGCCCAGCCGAGCAGCGGCGGCTGCTGGACGCCTTCCTCGCCGCCGCCCGCGACGGCGACCTGGACGGGCTGACGAAGCTGGTGGCGGCGGACGCGACCGCCTGGACCGACGGCGGCGGAGCGGTCAGCGCGGCGCTTAACCCGGTCCACGGCGCGGACCGGATCGCCCGCTTCTTCGCCGGGATCTACGGCCGGCGGCCCACCGTCGAGTGGGCCTCCCTCGAACTCAACGGCGGGCCGGCGCTGCTGCTCCGCTGGCCGAGCGGGGTCCGCTACACGCTGACGGTCGCCGCCGCGCACGGCCGGATCACCAACCTCTACCTGGTCGGCAACCCGGCGAAGCTGTCGGCGCTGAGCGGCTGA
- a CDS encoding carboxymuconolactone decarboxylase family protein, protein MSRIDMATVVPEAYQAVLGLEKYIRANLDHTVLELVKLRASMLNGCAFCVDMHSRDALAAGESSRRLFAVAAWREAPFFDERERTALALTDAVTRLGEHGVPDEVWDAAAKVWSEKELADLVVAIATINVWNRIAVTSRTQPPTEE, encoded by the coding sequence ATGAGTCGGATCGACATGGCGACAGTGGTGCCGGAGGCGTACCAGGCGGTGCTCGGGCTGGAGAAGTACATCCGGGCGAACCTGGACCACACGGTGCTGGAGCTGGTGAAGCTGCGGGCGTCGATGCTCAACGGGTGCGCGTTCTGCGTGGACATGCACAGCCGGGACGCGCTCGCCGCGGGTGAGTCCAGCCGGCGGCTCTTCGCGGTGGCCGCGTGGCGGGAGGCGCCCTTCTTCGACGAGCGGGAGCGGACCGCGCTGGCGCTGACCGACGCGGTCACCCGGCTCGGCGAGCACGGCGTGCCGGACGAGGTCTGGGACGCCGCCGCCAAGGTGTGGTCGGAGAAGGAGTTGGCGGACCTGGTGGTCGCGATCGCCACAATCAACGTGTGGAACCGGATCGCGGTGACCAGCCGGACCCAGCCGCCGACCGAGGAGTGA
- a CDS encoding ABC transporter permease: protein MNLLRMIGVGALLHTKQLTRSPFEIATALIVPVVQATLAVYLFRAGGEPGRLLEAAVGAGLMGVWSSVLFGSGGAVQNQRWQGTLEMIMLAPRPPALVIFPITLATAVTGTYAMLATLLWGWLLYGIPLTFAHPLLFLVAVPGCILGLGMFGLLLAATFVLMRNANALANTLEYPIWLVSGMLVPLAVLPGWTGPIAAVLPTTWGARAVHEAASGGPVWPSLGICLAISLGCLVAGALMMTYVERRARAAATLALA, encoded by the coding sequence GTGAATCTGCTCCGCATGATCGGGGTGGGGGCGCTGCTGCACACCAAGCAGCTCACCCGCTCCCCGTTCGAGATCGCCACCGCGCTGATCGTGCCGGTGGTGCAGGCCACCCTGGCGGTCTACCTGTTCCGGGCCGGCGGCGAGCCGGGCCGGTTGCTGGAGGCCGCGGTCGGCGCCGGACTGATGGGCGTCTGGTCGTCGGTGCTCTTCGGCTCCGGCGGCGCCGTCCAGAACCAACGCTGGCAGGGCACCCTGGAGATGATCATGCTGGCGCCGCGCCCGCCCGCGCTGGTGATCTTCCCGATCACCCTGGCCACCGCGGTCACCGGCACCTACGCCATGCTCGCCACCCTGCTCTGGGGCTGGCTGCTCTACGGCATCCCGTTGACCTTCGCGCACCCGCTGCTCTTCCTGGTCGCGGTCCCCGGCTGCATCCTCGGCCTGGGCATGTTCGGCCTGCTGCTCGCCGCCACATTCGTGCTGATGCGCAACGCCAACGCGCTGGCCAACACGCTGGAGTACCCGATCTGGCTGGTCTCCGGGATGCTGGTGCCGCTCGCCGTGCTGCCTGGCTGGACCGGCCCGATCGCCGCCGTGCTGCCCACCACCTGGGGCGCCCGGGCGGTGCACGAGGCGGCCAGCGGCGGCCCGGTCTGGCCGTCGCTGGGCATCTGCCTGGCGATCAGCCTCGGCTGCCTGGTCGCCGGCGCCCTGATGATGACGTACGTCGAGCGACGGGCCCGCGCCGCGGCGACCCTCGCGCTGGCCTGA
- a CDS encoding DUF4233 domain-containing protein, translating into MTGPVEERPGGAGQEGRPAEGRESAAVPGGEPAPAERRSGLRNPEKAVRGLGAGTLALEALVLLLAIQPIRVIGGDLSGAAIGAIVALAVACVVLAGRMGRPWAWHAGTVLQGLLMLSGLLHWSLLVLGVMFALVWAYALHVRRVILG; encoded by the coding sequence ATGACCGGCCCGGTGGAGGAGCGCCCGGGCGGCGCGGGTCAGGAGGGCCGGCCCGCCGAGGGACGGGAGTCGGCAGCGGTGCCCGGCGGTGAGCCGGCGCCGGCGGAGCGGCGGTCGGGGTTGCGCAACCCGGAGAAGGCGGTCCGGGGCCTCGGCGCGGGGACGCTGGCCCTGGAGGCGCTGGTGCTGCTGCTCGCCATCCAGCCGATCCGGGTGATCGGCGGGGACCTCAGCGGCGCCGCCATCGGGGCGATCGTGGCGCTGGCCGTGGCCTGCGTGGTGCTGGCCGGCCGGATGGGGCGGCCGTGGGCCTGGCACGCGGGCACCGTCCTGCAGGGGCTGCTGATGCTTTCCGGGCTGCTGCACTGGTCGCTGCTGGTGTTGGGCGTCATGTTCGCCCTGGTCTGGGCGTACGCCCTGCACGTCCGCCGGGTCATCCTCGGCTGA
- a CDS encoding valine--tRNA ligase, translated as MTERLDARRPDAPTLAGQYQPGEVEQRRYEQWVAAGHFRASAESDKPPFTIVIPPPNVTGSLHMGHAFEHTLMDALTRRKRMQGFEALWLPGMDHAGIATQNLVERQLAGEGLSRHDLGREKFVERVWQWKAESGGAILGQMRRLGDAVDWDRERFTMDEGLSRAVQTMFKKLFDDGLIYRANRIINWCPRCLTALSDIEVEHTDDEGELISIRYSDDVVVATTRAETMLGDTAVAVHPDDERYRHLIGTEVALPLTDRRIPIVADEHVDPSFGTGMVKVTPAHDPNDFEIGQRHDLPALTIMDERGIITAPGPFEGLDRYEARPAIVAALREQGLIVAKKRPYVHAVGHCSRCKTTVEPRLSLQWFVNTAPLAKAAGDAVRDGRVRIEPAELAKRYFAWVDNMHDWCISRQLWWGHRIPVWYGPEGEIVCVGPDEQPPSGEGWRQDEDVLDTWFSSGLWPFSTLGWPEQTPDLAKFYPTSVLVTGYDILFFWVARMMMFGLYAMDGRQPFDVVALHGMVRDEHGKKMSKSFGNVVDPLDWIDRFGADATRFTLARGANPGQDVPVSEEWCQGSRNFCNKLWNATRFALLNGAHTDGPLPEAGTLSTVDRWILSRLAHVAAEVDEQFEAYEFAKVCDLLYHFAWDDVCDWYVELSKPVLAAGGPAAEATRRVLGHVLDQLLRLLHPVIPFVTDELWTALTGGETVMTAAWPVADRTRVDDAAESEIGTLQRVVTEIRRFRSDQGLRPTQRVAARLEGLTVAGIAAHEPLIRSLVRLDAPGDDFQASATLAMPGEVSVALDTRGSIDVAAERARLTKDRAAAEKEAAQARAKLDNPAFVGKAPEPVVAKIRERLAVAEADLVRIDAALEALPS; from the coding sequence GTGACCGAGAGACTGGATGCCCGACGCCCCGACGCCCCGACCCTTGCCGGCCAGTACCAGCCCGGCGAGGTAGAGCAGCGCCGGTATGAGCAGTGGGTAGCCGCCGGCCACTTCCGGGCGTCGGCGGAGAGCGACAAGCCCCCCTTCACCATCGTGATCCCGCCGCCGAACGTGACCGGATCGCTGCACATGGGCCACGCGTTCGAGCACACGCTGATGGACGCCCTCACCCGGCGCAAGCGGATGCAGGGGTTCGAGGCGCTCTGGCTGCCCGGCATGGACCATGCCGGCATCGCCACCCAGAACCTGGTGGAGCGGCAGCTCGCCGGCGAGGGCCTGTCCCGGCACGACCTCGGTCGGGAGAAGTTCGTCGAGCGCGTCTGGCAGTGGAAGGCCGAGTCGGGTGGCGCGATCCTCGGCCAGATGCGTCGCCTCGGCGACGCGGTCGACTGGGACCGGGAGCGCTTCACCATGGACGAGGGCCTGTCCCGGGCCGTCCAGACCATGTTCAAGAAGCTCTTCGACGACGGGTTGATCTACCGGGCGAACCGGATCATCAACTGGTGCCCGCGCTGCCTGACCGCGCTGTCGGACATCGAGGTGGAGCACACCGACGACGAGGGTGAGCTCATCTCGATCCGCTACAGCGACGACGTGGTGGTCGCGACCACCCGCGCCGAGACGATGCTCGGCGACACCGCGGTGGCGGTGCACCCGGACGACGAGCGGTACCGGCATCTGATCGGCACGGAGGTCGCCCTGCCGCTCACCGACCGGCGGATCCCGATCGTCGCCGACGAGCACGTCGACCCGAGCTTCGGCACCGGCATGGTCAAGGTGACTCCGGCGCACGACCCGAACGACTTCGAGATCGGCCAGCGGCACGACCTGCCGGCGCTGACGATCATGGACGAGCGGGGCATCATCACCGCGCCCGGCCCGTTCGAGGGCCTGGACCGGTACGAGGCCCGGCCGGCGATCGTCGCGGCGCTGCGCGAGCAGGGCCTGATCGTGGCCAAGAAGCGGCCGTACGTGCACGCGGTGGGGCACTGCTCGCGGTGCAAGACCACCGTCGAGCCGCGGCTGTCGCTGCAGTGGTTCGTCAACACCGCCCCGCTGGCCAAGGCGGCCGGTGACGCGGTCCGCGACGGCCGGGTCCGGATCGAACCCGCCGAGCTCGCGAAGCGCTACTTCGCCTGGGTCGACAACATGCACGACTGGTGCATCTCCCGGCAGCTCTGGTGGGGCCACCGCATCCCGGTCTGGTACGGCCCGGAGGGCGAGATCGTCTGCGTCGGCCCGGACGAGCAGCCGCCGAGCGGCGAGGGCTGGCGCCAGGACGAGGACGTCCTCGACACCTGGTTCTCCAGCGGGCTGTGGCCGTTCTCCACGCTCGGCTGGCCGGAGCAGACCCCCGACCTGGCGAAGTTCTACCCGACCAGCGTGCTGGTCACCGGCTACGACATCCTCTTCTTCTGGGTCGCCCGGATGATGATGTTCGGCCTGTACGCGATGGACGGCCGGCAGCCGTTCGACGTGGTGGCCCTGCACGGCATGGTCCGGGACGAGCACGGCAAGAAGATGTCCAAGTCGTTCGGCAACGTCGTCGACCCGCTGGACTGGATCGACCGGTTCGGCGCCGACGCCACCCGGTTCACCCTCGCCCGGGGCGCCAACCCCGGGCAGGACGTGCCGGTCAGCGAGGAGTGGTGCCAGGGCTCCCGCAACTTCTGCAACAAGCTCTGGAACGCCACCCGCTTCGCGCTGTTGAACGGCGCGCACACCGACGGCCCGCTGCCGGAGGCCGGGACGCTCTCGACCGTCGACCGGTGGATCCTCTCCCGCCTGGCGCACGTCGCCGCCGAGGTGGACGAGCAGTTCGAGGCGTACGAGTTCGCGAAGGTGTGCGACCTGCTGTACCACTTCGCCTGGGACGACGTCTGCGACTGGTACGTGGAGCTGAGCAAGCCGGTGCTCGCCGCGGGTGGGCCGGCGGCCGAGGCCACCCGTCGGGTGCTCGGGCACGTGCTGGACCAGCTGCTCCGGCTGCTCCACCCGGTGATCCCGTTCGTCACCGACGAGCTGTGGACCGCGCTCACCGGCGGCGAGACGGTGATGACGGCCGCGTGGCCGGTCGCCGACCGGACCCGGGTCGACGACGCCGCCGAGAGCGAGATCGGCACCCTGCAGCGGGTGGTGACCGAGATCCGCCGGTTCCGCTCCGACCAGGGCCTGCGCCCGACCCAGCGGGTCGCCGCCCGGCTGGAGGGGCTCACCGTGGCCGGCATCGCCGCGCACGAGCCGCTGATCCGGTCGCTGGTCCGGCTCGACGCCCCCGGCGACGACTTCCAGGCCAGCGCCACTTTGGCCATGCCGGGCGAGGTCAGCGTCGCGCTGGACACCCGCGGCTCGATCGACGTGGCCGCCGAGCGGGCCCGGCTGACCAAGGACCGCGCGGCCGCCGAGAAGGAGGCCGCCCAGGCCCGGGCGAAGCTCGACAATCCGGCGTTCGTCGGCAAGGCTCCCGAGCCGGTGGTCGCCAAGATCCGCGAGCGGCTGGCCGTGGCCGAGGCGGACCTGGTTCGGATCGACGCGGCTCTGGAGGCGCTGCCCTCGTGA